A stretch of Flavobacterium sp. N2270 DNA encodes these proteins:
- a CDS encoding EF-hand domain-containing protein: MKKVTLLFALIAISFNSCAQEKKEERKMPTVDEIFTQMDSNKDNKLSKKEIKGPLKDDFSKVDINKDGFISKEELKKAPKPERKGPPERQEK, from the coding sequence ATGAAAAAGGTAACATTATTATTTGCACTCATTGCAATCTCTTTTAACTCTTGTGCTCAAGAAAAAAAAGAAGAACGAAAAATGCCAACAGTAGATGAAATTTTTACTCAAATGGATAGTAATAAAGATAACAAGTTGTCTAAAAAAGAAATAAAAGGTCCACTTAAAGATGACTTTTCTAAGGTAGACATCAATAAAGATGGCTTTATTAGTAAAGAAGAATTAAAAAAAGCACCAAAACCAGAAAGAAAAGGTCCGCCAGAAAGACAAGAAAAATAG
- a CDS encoding YHYH protein: protein MKKIVMNIKLSFIIILTASTSLFISCNNDNEKDEVVTTGTLDPAYAEFDPDETDIYLYGTNVVIETTGRPNHTTTYWGTSHPLYLSEPTVQMTAGGATLITGYDASGSLTVPQNPTFASSTTATSLNHVGIAVSGAAIFNDSEGNGPLSSAAGSLDWCGAHIGPSVYHYHLEPKAFSYDDENLVGVISDGFFIYGRKCHSTGTYPTDLDASHGHTSTTQHSTTAKYHYHVENEVYSTTGSYIVFKGPYKGTPNAFN, encoded by the coding sequence ATGAAAAAAATAGTTATGAATATAAAATTAAGTTTCATAATAATATTAACTGCTTCCACTAGTTTATTCATTTCTTGTAATAACGATAATGAAAAAGATGAAGTAGTTACTACTGGAACTTTAGATCCAGCTTACGCCGAATTTGATCCTGACGAAACAGATATTTATTTATATGGTACAAATGTAGTTATTGAAACTACCGGTAGACCAAATCATACAACAACTTATTGGGGAACATCACACCCTTTATATTTAAGTGAACCAACTGTACAAATGACTGCAGGTGGAGCAACTTTAATTACAGGTTACGATGCATCAGGTTCATTAACAGTTCCTCAAAACCCAACTTTTGCGAGTTCAACAACGGCAACTTCATTAAATCATGTTGGAATTGCTGTAAGTGGTGCAGCCATTTTTAATGATTCTGAAGGTAATGGACCTTTATCATCAGCTGCAGGAAGTCTTGATTGGTGTGGAGCTCACATTGGCCCATCGGTTTATCATTACCATTTAGAACCTAAAGCTTTTTCTTATGATGATGAAAATTTAGTTGGAGTTATTTCTGATGGTTTTTTTATTTATGGAAGAAAATGTCATTCAACTGGAACCTATCCAACTGATTTAGATGCGTCTCACGGACATACATCTACTACACAACATTCAACTACAGCAAAATATCATTATCATGTTGAAAATGAAGTATATTCTACAACAGGAAGTTATATAGTGTTTAAAGGTCCATACAAAGGAACACCAAATGCTTTTAACTAG
- a CDS encoding toxin-antitoxin system YwqK family antitoxin — MLLTRIIYISFIISLFGCNNNSNNNSNNNSYNQKDYFSIIVPKDNLKLNTSEGNWYYKNIPFTGKTIVNYPNNKIQEEILYFKGKKNGVSSKYFINGTIQKKSFYKNNQLDGIVKTWWENGNLASESIYKNGTRNGIQKSWHPNGQMSRLNTLKNGIEEGLQQAWLDNGKIYVNCEMKNGRTFGLKRAILCYELKDEKVQYDEE; from the coding sequence ATGCTTTTAACTAGAATAATATATATATCATTTATAATTAGTCTTTTTGGTTGTAATAATAATTCAAATAATAATTCAAATAATAATTCTTACAACCAAAAAGATTATTTTTCCATTATTGTACCAAAAGATAATTTAAAATTAAATACTTCAGAGGGAAATTGGTATTATAAAAATATTCCTTTCACGGGAAAAACGATTGTAAATTATCCAAATAATAAAATTCAAGAGGAAATTCTTTATTTTAAAGGTAAAAAAAATGGAGTTTCATCAAAGTATTTTATTAATGGAACTATTCAAAAAAAATCATTTTATAAGAATAATCAATTAGATGGAATTGTAAAAACTTGGTGGGAAAATGGCAATTTAGCATCTGAATCCATTTATAAAAATGGTACTAGAAATGGCATACAAAAATCTTGGCATCCCAATGGACAAATGTCACGATTGAACACTTTAAAAAATGGAATTGAAGAAGGTCTACAGCAAGCTTGGTTAGATAACGGAAAAATATATGTAAACTGTGAAATGAAAAATGGTAGAACTTTTGGGCTTAAAAGAGCTATTCTTTGTTATGAATTAAAAGATGAAAAAGTACAATACGATGAAGAATAA
- a CDS encoding SCO family protein — translation MKKYNTMKNNVLILVSLILLIGCKKLEQEKVLSRVETLPFYDEATFTPKWFANDNDSLKYFHKIADFNLINQDGETISNKTFYNKIYITDFFFTTCPGICPKMTASMMDLQKEYINDDEVMLLSHSVTPEIDSVPTLKEYALKNEIVSSKWHLVTGNRKEIYDLGRKSYFVEEDLGKEKTANDFLHTENFVLVDKNKHIRGIYNGLNSNDIIQLITDVKTLKKEK, via the coding sequence ATGAAAAAGTACAATACGATGAAGAATAATGTTTTAATACTAGTTAGTTTAATTTTATTAATTGGTTGTAAAAAATTAGAACAAGAAAAAGTTCTTAGTAGAGTTGAAACTTTACCTTTTTATGATGAAGCAACATTTACTCCAAAATGGTTTGCAAATGATAATGATTCTTTAAAATATTTCCATAAAATAGCAGATTTTAATCTAATTAACCAAGACGGTGAAACCATTTCTAATAAAACATTTTATAACAAAATTTATATCACAGATTTCTTTTTCACTACTTGTCCAGGAATTTGTCCAAAAATGACAGCAAGTATGATGGATTTACAAAAGGAATATATAAATGATGATGAAGTAATGCTTCTCTCTCATTCTGTAACTCCAGAAATCGATTCTGTTCCAACTTTAAAAGAATATGCCTTAAAGAATGAAATAGTTTCCTCAAAATGGCATTTGGTAACCGGAAATCGTAAAGAAATTTATGATTTAGGTAGAAAATCTTATTTCGTAGAAGAAGATTTGGGAAAAGAAAAAACAGCTAATGATTTTCTTCATACTGAAAATTTTGTTTTAGTAGATAAGAACAAACACATTAGAGGAATTTATAACGGTCTTAATTCAAATGATATAATTCAATTAATTACTGATGTTAAAACATTAAAAAAAGAAAAATAA
- a CDS encoding YHYH protein, translating to MKKQLLCLYILFALGLNAQTNPAITSWLQNTTTTGTYYQSGNSTPISNGILVNCQQVRYGTDWVYINATGIPAYPTGIFTGDGNTNVAGNQNAIYRLPLNPTQNTGTPTATSAGNCGIFINGVSLFDYRDGVAWNNSTNALCGGPGNPTCPGGPAATQTWNRDAVPAEKLGFDCAKGHPAGTNYHHHQNPSAFKYDSTTSNSYSNICNLYDSEGLYTINPSQHSPLIGYAYDGFPIYGAYAYTNTNGTGAITRMKSGYQLSTNTTRTNGPPVNSTYFNGYFREDYVFVSHPSDPTYLDEHNGRFCITPEYPAGIYCYFATVNADNSSAYPYVIGPTYYGNVTGGKVTTVPTGVTTYVLNSDDFTLEKKSIKIFPNPSQDFITIQTDFVETDYKVELINELGQVIKSSKILQGTTMCSIELDTVYNGVYFIKVTLREHSKTHKIIVNK from the coding sequence ATGAAAAAACAATTACTTTGTTTATATATCCTTTTTGCCCTAGGACTAAACGCACAAACAAACCCTGCAATAACGAGTTGGCTCCAAAACACAACAACAACAGGAACTTATTACCAATCTGGAAATTCTACTCCAATTTCTAATGGTATTTTAGTAAATTGTCAACAAGTAAGATATGGAACAGATTGGGTGTATATTAATGCAACCGGAATCCCAGCTTATCCCACTGGTATTTTTACTGGAGATGGAAACACAAATGTAGCAGGCAATCAAAATGCAATTTACAGGCTTCCATTAAATCCAACTCAAAATACAGGAACTCCTACTGCAACTTCTGCAGGAAATTGTGGAATTTTCATAAATGGTGTTTCATTATTTGATTACCGAGATGGGGTTGCTTGGAATAATTCTACAAACGCTTTATGTGGTGGACCAGGTAACCCAACATGCCCAGGTGGACCAGCAGCAACACAAACTTGGAACAGAGATGCAGTACCTGCTGAAAAACTAGGTTTTGATTGTGCAAAAGGTCATCCAGCTGGTACAAATTATCATCATCATCAAAATCCAAGTGCTTTTAAATATGATAGTACAACTTCTAACTCATATTCTAATATCTGTAATTTATATGATTCTGAAGGTCTGTATACTATTAATCCATCTCAACATTCTCCATTAATAGGTTATGCTTATGATGGTTTTCCAATTTATGGCGCTTATGCTTATACAAATACTAATGGTACTGGTGCAATTACAAGAATGAAATCGGGATACCAATTAAGTACGAATACAACAAGAACAAATGGACCTCCTGTTAATTCAACTTATTTTAATGGTTATTTTAGAGAAGATTATGTATTTGTTTCACATCCTTCAGATCCTACTTATTTAGATGAACACAATGGTAGGTTTTGCATAACTCCAGAATATCCAGCAGGTATATATTGTTATTTTGCGACAGTAAATGCAGATAATTCATCTGCATATCCATATGTTATTGGACCAACTTACTATGGAAATGTAACCGGAGGAAAAGTTACAACAGTACCTACTGGTGTTACTACCTATGTTTTAAATTCAGATGATTTTACTTTAGAAAAAAAGAGTATAAAAATTTTCCCAAATCCTTCTCAAGATTTTATAACTATTCAAACTGATTTTGTCGAAACAGATTATAAAGTAGAATTAATAAATGAATTAGGACAAGTTATTAAAAGTTCAAAAATTTTACAGGGAACAACAATGTGCTCAATTGAATTAGATACTGTATACAATGGTGTGTATTTTATTAAAGTAACTTTAAGAGAACATTCTAAAACTCATAAAATTATAGTAAACAAGTAA
- a CDS encoding CotH kinase family protein: MKKITLFLFFCANLSFGQTFYDENTIQDIRIVFSQSNWDALLDAAEASDAYVQATSVTINGTLIENVGVKYKGNSSYNASYNKNPFHIELDTYQDQDYQGYTDIKLNNVIYDPSFVRETVAYNITRKYMHAPLSNYANVYVNGTLIGLYTNVESISKKFVDSHFGSKTNAFFNCSPPAGAGPSTTNLPNLAYLGTNSTSYESAYEMKSDTGWDDLINLTNTLSNNVTNIETILDVDRALWMLALDNVMVNLDSYIGQFKQNYYLYKDDNGRFNPIKWDFNMCFGTFNMTGSSGSSGTLTTTTSKRQLSHTLHSTESSWPLVQKLLAVPTYKKKYLAHYKTILTENFSNNSYYATAQAFQTLISASVSADPNKFYTTAQFTSNMTTDVSVGMNTAPGLSNLMPGRVTYLSALSDFTATQPTISNVTTSNNNPMIGNNVNFNATVTNVTGSSVYLGYRTDALLPFNKITLYDDGAHNDGVAGDNIYGNSITISSVTTQYYIYGENTTIGKFSPERAEHEYYTLTATYPTITPGDLVVNEIMAQNTNTVTDPHGDYSDWFELYNNSTNTISLDYLYATDDPTNLLKWQFPSGLTIAPNSYLIVWADEDLNQDGIHADFKFSAAGESCILSYSDGTIVDSVTFGVQTANMGYARIPNGTGNFVIQAPTYNANNESLSISSEVFNQSLITYPNPTSGNLTIENSQFNIEKVEIFNLQGQLLYSNKYENSNLLNLDFSSYSNGMYLVVINSNTNIKIIKN, from the coding sequence ATGAAAAAAATTACATTATTTCTGTTCTTTTGCGCTAATTTATCTTTTGGGCAAACATTTTATGATGAAAATACTATTCAAGATATTAGAATTGTTTTTTCTCAAAGCAACTGGGATGCACTATTAGATGCTGCAGAAGCATCAGATGCTTATGTCCAAGCTACATCTGTAACCATTAATGGTACTTTAATTGAAAACGTTGGAGTAAAATATAAAGGGAATAGTTCGTATAACGCAAGTTATAATAAAAACCCTTTTCATATTGAATTAGATACTTATCAAGATCAAGATTATCAAGGTTATACAGATATAAAACTAAATAATGTTATTTATGATCCATCATTTGTTAGAGAAACGGTAGCATATAATATTACTAGAAAATATATGCATGCTCCACTATCTAATTATGCTAATGTATATGTAAATGGAACATTAATAGGGTTGTATACAAATGTTGAATCAATCTCTAAAAAATTTGTAGATAGTCATTTTGGTTCAAAAACAAATGCTTTTTTTAATTGTAGTCCTCCTGCAGGAGCAGGTCCTTCTACAACTAATTTACCAAATCTTGCATATTTAGGAACTAATAGTACAAGTTATGAATCAGCTTATGAAATGAAATCAGATACGGGTTGGGATGATTTAATTAATTTAACTAACACATTAAGTAATAATGTAACAAATATTGAAACAATTTTAGATGTTGATAGAGCTTTATGGATGTTAGCATTAGATAATGTAATGGTTAACTTAGATAGTTATATTGGACAATTTAAACAAAATTATTATTTGTATAAAGATGATAATGGACGTTTTAATCCTATAAAATGGGACTTTAATATGTGTTTTGGAACATTCAATATGACAGGAAGTAGTGGCTCTAGTGGAACTTTAACTACAACTACATCAAAAAGACAGTTATCTCATACTTTACATTCAACAGAGTCTAGCTGGCCATTAGTACAAAAATTACTCGCTGTTCCTACTTATAAGAAAAAATACTTAGCGCATTATAAAACGATCTTAACAGAAAATTTTTCTAACAATAGTTATTATGCAACTGCACAAGCATTTCAAACATTGATTAGTGCTTCAGTTTCAGCAGACCCTAATAAATTTTATACCACTGCGCAATTTACAAGTAACATGACAACAGATGTTTCTGTTGGAATGAATACAGCACCAGGTTTAAGTAATTTAATGCCTGGGCGTGTAACCTACTTAAGTGCATTAAGCGATTTTACAGCTACACAACCTACTATTTCAAATGTTACAACATCTAATAACAATCCTATGATTGGAAATAATGTTAACTTTAACGCAACAGTTACAAACGTAACGGGTAGTTCTGTATATCTAGGATATAGAACTGATGCATTATTACCTTTTAATAAAATTACTTTATATGATGATGGTGCACATAATGATGGTGTTGCTGGTGATAACATTTATGGTAACTCGATTACAATTTCAAGTGTAACAACTCAATATTATATTTATGGAGAAAATACAACAATTGGAAAATTTTCTCCTGAAAGAGCAGAACATGAGTATTATACTTTAACGGCCACTTATCCTACTATTACACCTGGTGATTTAGTTGTGAACGAGATTATGGCTCAAAATACAAATACAGTTACTGATCCTCATGGAGATTATAGCGATTGGTTTGAGTTATATAACAATTCAACTAACACTATTAGTCTTGATTATTTATATGCTACAGATGATCCAACAAATTTATTAAAATGGCAATTTCCCTCAGGACTTACAATAGCGCCAAATAGTTACTTAATTGTATGGGCAGATGAAGATTTAAATCAAGATGGTATCCATGCAGACTTTAAGTTTTCAGCAGCTGGAGAAAGTTGCATACTTTCTTATTCAGATGGTACAATCGTAGATAGTGTAACATTTGGAGTTCAAACGGCAAATATGGGTTATGCAAGAATTCCTAATGGAACAGGAAATTTTGTAATACAAGCACCTACTTATAATGCTAATAATGAGTCATTATCTATCTCAAGTGAAGTTTTTAATCAATCATTAATTACTTATCCTAACCCAACATCAGGAAATTTAACTATTGAAAATAGTCAATTTAATATTGAAAAAGTGGAAATTTTTAATTTACAAGGCCAACTTTTATATTCTAATAAATATGAAAATTCTAATTTATTGAATTTAGATTTTTCAAGTTATTCAAACGGAATGTATTTAGTAGTAATCAATTCAAATACTAACATAAAAATCATTAAAAACTAA
- a CDS encoding polyphosphate polymerase domain-containing protein has product MFNKFKNNLNSISPVSLRELDSVALLNRVDSKYTLTEENLNNILPCLVNNYNVLEIDGMRVFTYENNYFDTPNLLFFRDHHNGYAKRIKVRSRRYVESNLCFFEIKKKEKISRTNKFRERLPNILSEINADRKEVIQSFIRKEISDIKLILKNNFSRITLVNKNFTERVTIDLNLHFQDGDQEVKLDNVAIVEVKQSKTSIASPITTYFKENTIRQQSISKYIYGVASLMPEIKKNNFLPIIKKINNLT; this is encoded by the coding sequence ATGTTTAATAAATTTAAAAATAACTTAAATTCAATAAGTCCAGTTTCTTTAAGAGAGCTAGACTCTGTTGCATTACTTAACAGAGTTGATAGTAAGTATACTTTAACAGAAGAAAATTTAAATAATATTCTTCCATGTTTAGTAAACAACTATAACGTACTTGAAATTGATGGAATGAGAGTTTTTACCTATGAAAACAATTATTTTGACACCCCAAATTTATTGTTTTTTAGAGATCATCATAACGGATATGCTAAAAGAATTAAAGTTAGAAGCAGAAGATATGTAGAGTCTAATCTTTGTTTTTTTGAAATTAAAAAAAAAGAAAAAATATCTAGAACAAACAAATTTAGAGAACGTTTGCCTAATATTCTTTCTGAAATTAATGCAGATAGAAAAGAAGTAATACAAAGCTTCATTCGTAAAGAAATATCTGACATTAAATTAATTCTAAAAAACAATTTTAGTAGAATTACATTAGTTAATAAAAATTTTACAGAGCGAGTTACGATCGATTTAAACCTACATTTTCAAGATGGTGATCAAGAAGTTAAATTAGATAATGTAGCTATTGTAGAAGTTAAACAATCTAAGACATCAATTGCATCTCCAATAACAACTTACTTTAAAGAGAATACAATTAGACAACAAAGTATAAGTAAATACATATATGGTGTAGCATCCTTAATGCCCGAAATCAAAAAAAATAATTTTTTACCCATAATCAAAAAAATAAATAATTTAACCTAA
- a CDS encoding DUF4956 domain-containing protein — MENEELVTSAFSISDFSNRALIDFIAIIILVGFIYYPKHKNKDFIFNFVLFNVVNFMICSLLGAVKIKIGFAFGLFAMFSIIRYRTIAISIKDMGYFFGCVALGMINSLASVEDGFTLLIICNAVILLLTFLLERLDFLKNENSKLIVYDNVELIKPENKLLLLDDLKFRTGLNIHKVEVLTIDYLKDVAQIKAYYFSKESLNLIPNSTDNDD, encoded by the coding sequence ATGGAAAACGAAGAACTAGTAACATCAGCATTCAGTATAAGTGATTTTTCAAATAGAGCTTTAATAGATTTTATTGCAATTATTATATTAGTAGGATTCATTTATTATCCAAAACATAAAAACAAAGACTTCATTTTTAACTTCGTTTTATTCAACGTTGTTAATTTCATGATTTGTAGTTTGCTTGGAGCAGTAAAAATTAAAATTGGGTTTGCTTTTGGATTGTTTGCAATGTTTTCAATTATTAGATATAGAACCATTGCAATTTCAATTAAAGATATGGGTTACTTCTTTGGCTGCGTAGCACTTGGAATGATCAACTCGTTAGCTTCTGTTGAAGATGGTTTTACTTTATTAATCATATGTAACGCTGTAATTCTATTATTAACATTCTTACTTGAACGTTTAGATTTTCTAAAAAACGAAAATTCAAAACTAATTGTTTATGATAATGTAGAGTTAATAAAACCAGAAAATAAGTTGTTATTATTAGATGATTTAAAATTTAGAACTGGTTTAAATATTCATAAAGTAGAAGTGCTTACAATAGATTATTTAAAAGATGTAGCTCAAATTAAGGCTTATTATTTTTCTAAAGAAAGTTTAAATTTAATTCCAAATTCAACTGATAATGATGATTAA
- a CDS encoding DUF2490 domain-containing protein has translation MMINKKIIGLFLIFFTSVIYSQSYTDTQGRFISSVDYKITKKLKISGEYRYSLQNDFAVFRSSAGEIGLKYDFTKRLNVLGGYRFTTSFEEDNHRFFVGIKYNKKWNDFKAAITSKYQFSTNSFDSDFMQYYKEPVHMLREEISLDYDIPNTKASVFIASEIFLKMDSQPYLKWNRMRYSIGGEYRLKYGTTVGLSGFYDDKVNPQKNDRIVLVTKLNVSIDGFLKKLKKNKKKALKKENEQNEEIEE, from the coding sequence ATGATGATTAATAAGAAAATTATAGGTCTTTTTTTAATTTTCTTTACTTCTGTAATTTATAGTCAAAGTTATACTGATACGCAAGGAAGGTTTATTTCTTCGGTAGATTATAAAATTACTAAAAAATTAAAAATTTCAGGTGAATATAGATATTCATTACAGAATGATTTTGCCGTGTTTAGATCAAGTGCAGGAGAAATTGGTTTAAAATACGATTTTACAAAACGATTAAATGTTTTAGGCGGTTATCGATTCACAACTTCTTTTGAAGAAGACAACCATCGTTTTTTTGTTGGAATTAAATACAATAAAAAATGGAACGACTTTAAAGCGGCTATAACATCAAAATATCAATTTTCTACTAATAGTTTTGATTCGGACTTTATGCAGTATTATAAAGAACCCGTTCATATGCTTAGAGAAGAAATAAGTTTAGATTATGATATTCCAAATACGAAAGCTTCAGTATTTATTGCTTCTGAAATATTTTTGAAAATGGACAGTCAGCCTTATTTAAAATGGAATAGAATGCGTTATTCAATTGGTGGAGAATACAGATTGAAGTATGGTACCACAGTTGGTCTTTCGGGTTTTTATGACGATAAAGTGAATCCGCAAAAAAATGATAGGATTGTACTTGTTACAAAACTGAACGTTTCAATTGATGGTTTTCTTAAAAAGCTAAAAAAGAATAAGAAGAAAGCGTTGAAAAAGGAAAATGAACAAAATGAAGAAATTGAAGAATAA
- the sucD gene encoding succinate--CoA ligase subunit alpha yields MSVLVNKDSKIIVQGFTGSEGTFHATQMIEYGTNVVGGVTPGKGGQTHLDLPVFNTVKDAVDQAGADTSILFVPPAFAADAIMEAADAGIKVIICITEGIPVADMIKAYAYVQDRDCRLVGPNCPGVITPGEAKVGIMPGFVFKKGTVGIVSKSGTLTYEAADQVAKQGLGVTTAIGIGGDPIIGTTTKEAVELLMNDPETEIIVMIGEIGGQLEADAAKWVKADGNRKPVVGFIAGETAPAGRTMGHAGAIVGGSDDTAEAKKRIMRENGIHVVDSPAEIGKKVKEVLG; encoded by the coding sequence ATGAGTGTTTTAGTAAATAAAGATTCAAAAATAATTGTTCAAGGATTTACAGGTAGCGAAGGAACTTTCCACGCTACTCAAATGATTGAATACGGAACAAATGTTGTAGGTGGAGTTACTCCAGGTAAAGGTGGTCAAACACATTTAGACCTTCCTGTTTTTAATACTGTAAAAGATGCAGTTGATCAAGCAGGAGCTGATACTTCTATTTTATTTGTACCTCCAGCTTTTGCTGCCGATGCAATTATGGAAGCTGCTGATGCAGGAATTAAAGTTATTATTTGTATCACAGAGGGAATCCCTGTTGCTGATATGATTAAAGCTTACGCTTATGTACAAGATAGAGATTGTCGTTTAGTAGGTCCTAACTGTCCAGGTGTTATTACTCCAGGTGAAGCTAAAGTTGGTATTATGCCAGGTTTTGTTTTCAAAAAAGGAACAGTAGGTATCGTTTCTAAATCAGGTACTTTAACTTATGAAGCTGCTGATCAAGTTGCAAAACAAGGATTAGGAGTTACTACAGCTATCGGAATTGGTGGAGATCCAATCATTGGAACTACAACTAAAGAAGCTGTTGAATTATTAATGAACGATCCAGAAACTGAAATCATCGTAATGATAGGTGAAATTGGTGGTCAATTAGAAGCTGATGCTGCTAAATGGGTTAAAGCGGACGGAAACAGAAAACCAGTTGTTGGTTTTATTGCAGGTGAAACTGCTCCAGCAGGTCGTACAATGGGTCACGCAGGTGCAATTGTAGGAGGATCTGATGATACAGCTGAAGCTAAGAAACGTATTATGAGAGAAAACGGAATTCACGTTGTAGATTCTCCAGCTGAAATTGGTAAAAAAGTAAAAGAAGTTTTAGGTTAA
- a CDS encoding nuclear transport factor 2 family protein, translating into MAKKELLKEFYISDGIRDVNALNKILHDDVILHWDSSEGTLILEKEGIINLGKELSQNYHKSIIEIEHLIAEDDLVTVHYNHKVATIENPKELMHIAKIIVIWEFSGNKLIKGYQISQPA; encoded by the coding sequence ATGGCAAAAAAAGAACTACTTAAAGAGTTTTATATTTCAGATGGTATTAGAGATGTAAATGCATTAAATAAAATACTACATGATGATGTTATTCTTCATTGGGATAGTTCTGAAGGAACTTTAATTTTAGAAAAAGAGGGAATAATAAATTTAGGCAAAGAATTAAGTCAAAATTATCATAAATCAATTATTGAGATTGAGCATTTAATCGCCGAAGATGATTTAGTAACTGTTCATTATAACCATAAAGTTGCAACCATAGAAAACCCTAAAGAATTAATGCATATTGCAAAAATTATTGTTATTTGGGAGTTTTCAGGAAATAAATTAATAAAAGGTTATCAAATTAGCCAACCAGCATAA
- a CDS encoding UDP-3-O-(3-hydroxymyristoyl)glucosamine N-acyltransferase: MKFSSKQTLKDIANIISANYVGNDDFPVEGMNEIHVVTPGDIVFVDHPKYYDKALQSAATIILINKEVECPKGKALLISDDPFRDFNTLTKHFRPFQPSNVSISESSKVGEGSIIQPNCFIGNNVSIGTNCIIHPNVTIYDNTIIGNNVVIQAGTILGADAFYYKKRPEGYDQLLSNGRVVIEDNVGIGALCTIDKGVTGDTTIGEGTKIDNQVHVGHDTIIGKKCLIAAQTGIAGCVVIENEVTIWGQVGTTSGISIGEKAIILGQTGVTKSIEGGKTYFGTPIEESREKLKQLVNIKRIPEILNKLK; this comes from the coding sequence ATGAAATTTTCTTCAAAACAAACTCTTAAAGATATTGCAAATATAATTAGTGCTAATTATGTTGGTAATGATGATTTTCCGGTTGAAGGTATGAATGAAATTCATGTGGTTACACCTGGAGATATCGTTTTTGTTGATCATCCAAAATATTATGACAAAGCATTACAATCGGCAGCTACAATTATTTTAATTAATAAAGAAGTAGAATGTCCAAAAGGTAAAGCTTTACTAATTTCAGATGATCCTTTTAGAGATTTTAACACATTAACAAAACACTTTAGACCTTTTCAACCTTCAAATGTTTCAATTTCTGAATCATCTAAAGTAGGAGAAGGGTCGATAATTCAACCTAATTGCTTCATTGGTAATAATGTATCAATTGGCACAAATTGTATTATTCATCCAAATGTTACTATTTATGACAATACGATAATTGGTAATAATGTAGTTATACAAGCCGGAACAATTCTTGGCGCTGATGCTTTTTATTATAAAAAACGTCCGGAAGGGTATGACCAACTTTTATCAAACGGAAGAGTAGTCATAGAAGATAATGTTGGAATAGGAGCTTTATGTACTATTGATAAAGGAGTTACTGGAGATACTACTATTGGAGAAGGAACAAAAATAGACAATCAGGTTCATGTTGGTCATGATACAATTATTGGTAAGAAATGTTTAATTGCTGCTCAAACAGGAATTGCGGGTTGTGTTGTGATTGAAAATGAAGTTACTATTTGGGGGCAAGTAGGAACAACAAGCGGAATTTCAATTGGAGAAAAAGCAATAATACTAGGGCAAACTGGGGTGACAAAATCTATAGAAGGAGGGAAGACCTATTTTGGTACTCCTATTGAAGAATCTAGAGAAAAGCTAAAGCAGTTAGTAAATATTAAACGAATTCCTGAGATTCTAAATAAATTAAAGTAA